The Flavobacterium johnsoniae UW101 genomic interval CATATTCCTCCTAATGCAATAGCTTTTGTTTTATAGTTTTTTCTTGATTTTAATGCTTCAAAAAGATCTGTTTCCGGCTGATAATTCTCTTTTGAAATACTTTTAAAAACAGGGCTTAGAAATGCATAATCAAAATCACTTTCTAAAGAATTAAAATCTTCAATTGAATGTGTTGATGTTGATTTAGACCTGCAGGGTTTTAAAAACCTTGCAGGAAAATCATTTAGATCTTTTCTTTCTTTTTCAGAAAAATGAATTCTGGTAATTCCAAAATCTTCTGCTAAATCGTGATGACTATGCAAAAACAAATTACCGCGAAATTCCAATTTGATTTGATGAATAAAATGCGCCATTTCTATTTCTGAAAAATCAGGTTTGCGAATGTGAAGCAAAGACAATCCTTCTTCTAATAAAGAATGAAGAATTTCAATTTCATTTTTAATGGAAAAAGGGTTTGTAATTACAATCATTTCAAAAAAGCATTAAGTTTAAGATGGAAGTATTAAGACTTTGGAGATGTTCAATCTTAATACTTAATACTGTCATTTTAATACATTACTAAATATAAATCTCTTTTCCCTGTTCAATAAATTCCTCTGATTTCTCCTGCATTCCTTTTTCTGCAGCTGCGACATCTCTAATTTCCTGAGAAATTTTCATAGAGCAGAATTTTGGTCCACACATCGAACAGAAATGTGCCACTTTTGCACCATCTGCCGGAAGTGTTTCATCATGAAATTCTCTTGCAGTGTCAGGATCTAATGCTAAATTAAACTGGTCTTCCCAGCGGAATTCAAAACGAGCTTTACTCAAAGCGTTGTCTCGATATTGCGCTCCCGGATGACCTTTTGCCAAGTCGGCGGCATGTGCCGAAATTTTATAGGTAATCACGCCGTCTTTTACATCTTTTTTGTTCGGTAAACCCAGATGTTCTTTTGGCGTTACATAACACAGCATTGCACAGCCATACCAGCCAATCATTGCAGCGCCAATTGCAGATGTAATATGATCATAACCCGGTGCAATATCTGTAGTTAATGGGCCTAAAGTATAAAATGGTGCCTCATGACAATGTTCTAATTGTTTTTCCATGTTTTCTTTGATCATGTGCATCGGAACGTGTCCCGGACCTTCAATGAAAACCTGTACATCATGTTTCCAGGCAATTTTTGTCAATTCTCCTAAAGTTTCTAATTCTGCAAATTGAGCAGCATCATTCGCATCTGCAATCGAACCCGGACGTAAACCGTCTCCCAAAGAAAAAGCGACATCGTATTGTTTCATGATTTCACAAATTTCTTCAAAATGTGTATAAAGGAAATTTTCTTTATGATGAAACAAACACCATTTTGCCATGATTGAACCGCCGCGAGAAACAATTCCAGTAACTCTATTTGCAGTTAAATGAATATAACGAAGTAAAACTCCGGCGTGAATTGTAAAGTATGAAACGCCTTGTTCTGCTTGTTCAATCAAGGTGTCACGGAAAATCTCCCAAGTTAAATCCTCGGCAACTCCTTTTACTTTTTCTAAAGCCTGATAAATTGGAACGGTGCCAATTGGAACAGGAGAATTTCTAATAATCCATTCTCTGGTTTCATGAATGTTTTTTCCCGTAGATAAATCCATAATCGTATCAGCTCCCCAGCGGCAAGCCCAAACGGCTTTTTCAACTTCTTCTTCAATACTCGAAGTCACAGCACTGTTTCCGATATTGGCATTAATTTTTACCAGGAAATTGCGCCCCACAATCATAGGTTCGCTTTCTGGATGATTGATATTATTTGGAATAATTGCTCTCCCGCAGGCAACTTCTGAACGG includes:
- the thiC gene encoding phosphomethylpyrimidine synthase ThiC translates to MTTEEQISRTPFPNSKKVYIDGEIHPIKVAMREITLNDTKLSNGGIEKNPPVTVYDTSGPYTDPNVEIDIRKGLPRLREKWILDRNDVEILSEITSDYGQSRLKDESLNHLRFEYLHQPKRAKKGANVTQLYYAKQGIITPEMEYIAIRENQRIELLNEQTKAMQCQHSGESFGANTPKSKITPEFVRSEVACGRAIIPNNINHPESEPMIVGRNFLVKINANIGNSAVTSSIEEEVEKAVWACRWGADTIMDLSTGKNIHETREWIIRNSPVPIGTVPIYQALEKVKGVAEDLTWEIFRDTLIEQAEQGVSYFTIHAGVLLRYIHLTANRVTGIVSRGGSIMAKWCLFHHKENFLYTHFEEICEIMKQYDVAFSLGDGLRPGSIADANDAAQFAELETLGELTKIAWKHDVQVFIEGPGHVPMHMIKENMEKQLEHCHEAPFYTLGPLTTDIAPGYDHITSAIGAAMIGWYGCAMLCYVTPKEHLGLPNKKDVKDGVITYKISAHAADLAKGHPGAQYRDNALSKARFEFRWEDQFNLALDPDTAREFHDETLPADGAKVAHFCSMCGPKFCSMKISQEIRDVAAAEKGMQEKSEEFIEQGKEIYI
- a CDS encoding thiamine phosphate synthase, translating into MIVITNPFSIKNEIEILHSLLEEGLSLLHIRKPDFSEIEMAHFIHQIKLEFRGNLFLHSHHDLAEDFGITRIHFSEKERKDLNDFPARFLKPCRSKSTSTHSIEDFNSLESDFDYAFLSPVFKSISKENYQPETDLFEALKSRKNYKTKAIALGGICSDNISKTLINGFDDVALLGTIWNNENPVKQFKICQQTVLSYLQSQA